The proteins below come from a single Aegilops tauschii subsp. strangulata cultivar AL8/78 chromosome 6, Aet v6.0, whole genome shotgun sequence genomic window:
- the LOC109780874 gene encoding galactoside 2-alpha-L-fucosyltransferase isoform X3 yields the protein MPDDLSPSAQIDYDRLLGGLLIEGFDERSCRSRYQFARYHRNAARVPSPYLIERLRRQEALQKKCGPGTKSYNNAAKQLMSTQSIDGISDCNYLFLTIHAGMGNRMLEITSAFLYALLTGRVLLVDRYKQIANTFCEPFPGTSWLIPSDFPLSYNEFTKHSPESYGNMLQENVIRGNTYRSLASARPPYAYLHLDGDYAFHDKLFYCEDDQQFLQGVPWLIMRTDMYFVPSLFLIPSFQDELSKLFPEKDTVFHHLGRYLLHPTNDIWYSATTYYRAYLAKADKVVGIQIRIFEKKGILQRNGPFPHVLEQILSCAQGEKLLPQIGVTDGAAAGNNRTIAVLGTSLSSWYSDQIRERYSEHRTVDGTMVKVYQPSHEEYQKKKNRKHNMKALAEIYLLSMSDVLITSGFSTFGYVAQGLAGLTPWIMYRPENHVVPEPPCGRAMSIEPCFHQAPYFDCRAKRDADLGKVVPYVRHCEDVSWGLKIVNETRL from the coding sequence ATGCCTGATGATTTATCTCCATCGGCACAAATTGATTATGACAGACTTCTGGGTGGCCTTCTGATCGAGGGATTTGATGAAAGATCGTGTCGCAGCAGGTACCAGTTTGCACGTTATCACAGGAATGCAGCAAGAGTACCTTCTCCATACCTCATAGAAAGATTAAGGAGACAAGAAGCACTGCAGAAGAAGTGTGGTCCAGGCACCAAATCATACAACAATGCTGCAAAACAGCTCATGTCCACTCAGAGCATCGACGGCATATCGGATTGCAACTATCTCTTCCTGACAATCCATGCCGGGATGGGGAACCGGATGCTTGAGATCACTTCAGCGTTCCTTTACGCACTTTTGACAGGCAGGGTTTTGCTCGTGGACCGTTATAAGCAGATTGCCAACACTTTCTGTGAGCCTTTTCCTGGAACTTCATGGTTGATTCCTTCAGATTTCCCTCTGAGCTATAATGAGTTCACCAAGCATAGTCCAGAGAGCTATGGTAACATGTTGCAGGAAAATGTTATCCGTGGCAACACATATCGGTCTCTAGCCAGTGCTAGGCCTCCCTATGCGTACCTCCATCTTGACGGTGACTACGCTTTCCACGACAAGCTTTTCTACTGCGAAGACGATCAACAGTTCCTGCAAGGTGTGCCGTGGCTGATCATGCGGACCGACATGTACTTCGTGCCGTCACTGTTTCTTATCCCAAGTTTCCAGGATGAACTGAGCAAGCTGTTTCCTGAAAAGGACACCGTTTTCCATCACTTGGGCCGGTATCTTCTTCATCCCACAAATGATATCTGGTATTCGGCGACAACGTACTACAGGGCCTACCTTGCTAAAGCTGATAAAGTAGTGGGAATACAGATCAGGATATTTGAGAAGAAGGGCATCCTGCAAAGAAACGGGCCGTTTCCACACGTTTTAGAGCAGATCCTTTCCTGTGCCCAGGGTGAAAAGCTGCTGCCACAAATCGGCGTGACCGATGGAGCGGCCGCTGGGAATAACCGGACAATCGCCGTTCTTGGGACCTCTTTGAGCTCTTGGTACAGTGATCAGATCAGGGAAAGGTACAGCGAGCACCGGACCGTCGACGGCACCATGGTGAAAGTTTACCAGCCGAGCCACGAGGAGtaccagaagaagaagaacaggaAGCACAACATGAAGGCGCTGGCGGAGATCTACCTGCTGAGCATGAGCGATGTGCTCATCACCAGCGGCTTCTCCACCTTCGGGTACGTCGCGCAGGGCCTCGCCGGCCTCACGCCGTGGATCATGTACAGGCCCGAGAACCACGTCGTGCCGGAGCCGCCGTGCGGCCGTGCCATGTCCATCGAGCCGTGCTTCCACCAGGCCCCCTACTTCGACTGCAGGGCGAAGAGGGACGCCGACCTGGGCAAGGTGGTGCCGTACGTGAGGCACTGCGAAGACGTCAGCTGGGGGCTCAAGATTGTAAATGAAACTCGGTTGTAG
- the LOC109780873 gene encoding peroxidase 2: MAADKLAALVLVALLGCVAHTCQASYRYPNPLPPTPSPPPPAAPAPAVLTVGYYHKTCHNAEKIVREVVEDAVKANPGIGAGLIRLFFHDCFVRGCDASVLLDNTTANPQPEKFGIPNFPSLRGFEVIDAAKEKLEKECEGVVSCADIVAFAGRDATVLLSGKKKFSFLDFLWGGWKSGFDMPAGRYDGNVSLASETLPNLPPPFANVSVLEDMFRVKGLSLEDMVTLSGAHTVGISHCSSFRDRLPPNPSSMDPTLAASLQGQCSRGGDPTVVQDPETPDDLDNQYYDNVQKRKVLFKSDATLLSSQTTLRLVDNHAKDPQEWLKQFKAAMVKMGSIEVKTEANGQIRKHCRFVN, encoded by the exons ATGGCTGCTGATAAGCTTGCTGCCTTGGTTCTGGTAGCATTGCTGGGTTGTGTGGCGCACACATGCCAAGCGAGCTACAGGTATCCTAACCCATTGCCGCCCACCCCAAGCCCACCACCTCCTGCGGCACCCGCACCAGCAGTACTCACCGTGGGCTACTACCACAAGACGTGCCATAACGCGGAGAAGATCGTGAGGGAGGTCGTCGAGGATGCTGTAAAAGCCAACCCAGGCATCGGCGCCGGGCTCATCCGCCTCTTCTTTCACGACTGTTTCGTCAGG GGTTGTGATGCCTCGGTTCTCCTTGACAACACCACGGCCAACCCGCAACCGGAGAAATTCGGCATCCCCAACTTCCCCAGCCTCCGCGGTTTCGAGGTGATCGACGCGGCCAAGGAGAAGCTTGAGAAGGAGTGCGAGGGCGTCGTCTCCTGCGCTGACATCGTGGCCTTTGCGGGGCGCGACGCCACCGTCTTGCTAAGCGGAAAAAAGAAGTTCAGCTTCCTCGACTTCCTATGGGGTGGCTGGAAGTCCGGCTTCGACATGCCGGCCGGTCGCTACGACGGGAACGTGTCCCTCGCCAGTGAGACCCTCCCCAACCTCCCCCCTCCCTTCGCCAACGTCAGTGTCCTCGAGGATATGTTCAGGGTCAAGGGGCTCAGCCTCGAGGACATGGTCACCCTCTCGGGCGCCCACACGGTCGGGATCTCCCACTGCTCGTCCTTCCGTGACCGCCTCCCCCCAAACCCCTCATCGATGGATCCTACTTTAGCCGCATCCCTGCAGGGGCAGTGCAGCCGCGGCGGCGACCCCACTGTGGTTCAGGATCCCGAGACTCCCGATGACCTGGACAACCAATACTATGACAACGTGCAGAAACGCAAGGTGCTGTTCAAGTCAGACGCCACGCTCCTGTCATCTCAGACCACATTGAGATTGGTGGACAACCACGCCAAGGACCCGCAGGAGTGGTTGAAACAATTTAAGGCGGCTATGGTGAAAATGGGCAGCATCGAGGTGAAGACCGAGGCCAACGGGCAGATCAGAAAGCACTGCCGGTTTGTCAATTAA